GGCGTTCGGGAGCGGGCTGGTGGCGGGCTGGATCATGACCTTTCTCGACACCGTGGACGGGAAGTTGGCACGGGTCACGGTCACGTCGAGTAAAATCGGCCATATCCTCGATCATGGACTCGACATCATTCATCCGCCACTCTGGTATATTGCCTGGGGCATGGGACTCGCTGCGTTTACGCCGCCAACCCCCTGGCTCTCCCTCGATACTCTGTTCGGAATCATTCTGGCTGGCTACATCGCAGGGAGACTCTGTGAAGGTCTGTTTCAACTCTGCCTGGGACAATTCGGTTTGTTTTGCTGGCGTCCCATCGATTCGTTTAACCGGTTGATTACGGCGCGCCGTAATCCGAACTTGATTCTGTTGACAGGTTCTCTGTGCATAGGCCGTCCTGATCTGGGATTTCTCGCCGTCGCCGCTTGGACGGTCGCCTCAACGATCATTTTACTCATTCGACTCGGACTCGCCTTTGGAGTTCGAATGTTCTCGGGTACGCCACTTCGTCCCTGGTTAGCCGATATCGGAATCGCGATAGACCATG
The genomic region above belongs to Nitrospirales bacterium and contains:
- a CDS encoding CDP-alcohol phosphatidyltransferase family protein: AFGSGLVAGWIMTFLDTVDGKLARVTVTSSKIGHILDHGLDIIHPPLWYIAWGMGLAAFTPPTPWLSLDTLFGIILAGYIAGRLCEGLFQLCLGQFGLFCWRPIDSFNRLITARRNPNLILLTGSLCIGRPDLGFLAVAAWTVASTIILLIRLGLAFGVRMFSGTPLRPWLADIGIAIDHDSLAAKTFTRPPLTKTIQSTD